DNA from Ochotona princeps isolate mOchPri1 chromosome 7, mOchPri1.hap1, whole genome shotgun sequence:
TTTAAATTTGGATAAACAATTCAGCCTTTTTGTGCCACATCTGCTTGTCTTTACTTATCACATGCATTTTAACCCTcgtttaaaactatttatttattttcattttatttagttaAGAGGCATAAAgcatcagagagacagaaaaacagagagatcttccatctttccttTTCATGACATTTTACACCACTTCTCATTGCAGGATGCACCATTATTTATAACGAGTGGATAAGAGAACTGATGGAAGCTTAAATAAAAATTGTTATATCTGACTTTAGCAGTGCATCATCCCCCCCACcaccaaacacatacacacagcgtTTACAGTAGCCAAGGCTCACCCAGGCTGACACCAAGTgcctggaagtcaattcaggtcaaCCACATGGGTGTCAAAGACTTCCCAGGGTGCCCATCAGCAGGAGCatggattgaaagtagaggagccaggagttgttATATGCAATATAGTTTTCCCTAGCAAAATCCTCACTGCTGAACAAATCCCTGTCCCATATGTATTCAGAAAGGGGTAGTATATCTAACACATGTGCTTCATATAATAAATCATAAATGAACACCCAACTAGGCAATAGTGACAAACTAAAGATTATGCCTTCCCGCCTTAATCTGGCATTCATGTGCCTTATCCTTTAAATTCCAACTCATCTTTCTCATTTGTCATTATTGCGTCATCCTGCTCCTCTTTTACCAATACTTCAGCAACACTGAATTTGTTTTACTATGTCTTAGCATGCCAAGAAAAATTCTGTGCACTCACCTCTGTGTTCCTTCTGCATGAAGTGCTCCTCTCCCCGGTTTTCTTATTCACCCTCTTAGCTATACCTCAGCTGCCCTGACACCCCCCACATATCCTAAACAGATTGATGATTCTTTTCCATGTACACCCACGAGAGCTTCATTAGAGCATTGCCACCTCTTGAACCATCTAGCCTAGTGAGCACACTTATCTTTGCTAAGGCTGATGATTTGCCTAACGGAGGAAAAGGTTTCTTATTCACCTTTGTGTATATTCACCCCCAATTTCTGCTTTCTAAAGCATGTTCCATGCTTGTTTGAATGTGTCCATAAGTAAATGGTAACAGAAACCACctatttgcatttatttgggaGCCACAAGAAGGTGTGTAACTCAGCTGAAAACTAAGTAAATCTTCATTTGGTTGGTAAATTTTAAAAGCTACATTTATATCAGGATAAGACAGAAtagctcccaggccacaagatccACAGACATCACTTGGCTGTTCTGTAAGGGAGACAAGCATGTCTACTTGAGAAGAGTGGATTAGCTGTAATAAGCTGAGAAGAGTAAAGATCACTGAGGCAAGAGTCAGTCATGACACTTCAGTGAACTTTCCAGGGGAAAAGAGTCAGGTTTCCAGAGTTCAAATCCAGCCATGGAGCCTCGTTGCATCGTGGTCTCCTGCTGGTAAGTGTTCATGCTGCAGTGCTCTGTCACCTTGATGCTCATTGGACCAGCATTTTGTTCCTAATCTTTCCTATTATAAATTTCAAGTTGACTATTAATCATGTCCTGGCTTTCCAGGTGGACTCCTGTGTTACAAAATTCAGAGAGGAACTTCATAAGGAACCTTCTAGACCTTCAAAACTGCAGATCCAGTCCAATCATCCTTTCTTTACATGACATTTTTACACCACTTCTAAATGCAGGAAGCACCATTATTTGTAACAAGTGGATAAGTGAACTGATGGAAgctcaaataaaaatactgttttatcTGACTTTAGCGGTTCCTATCATGAACATAGCTGAAATTCTTATCATGGTTCTGTCTTCTAAATGCCCTGCAAGTTAACTTGGGTAATGTGTTATGGGACCTAAGAACACTGCCTAGTTTAATACATAAGTTTCTGAGGTTGGGCTAATGAAGCTTTTCAGTTTTGAAGAAACATAGATTGAGTCATGGTGCCTCAAGAAAGGTGGGTGTCTTAAAAGGTGGCATTTAATAAGAAGGAATGTCAGGAATCTAGGAAGGCCTGGTGGGCAGTGGGAGAGTCGGATCCTAGCACACAGGCAAGAATTCCACTTTGTCCCTTGGCATCAGTAGTTTGAGTTTTCAGTGTTGTGTGCCACATTGACGGGcctctatttctgcctttctgtACATGCCTTCAGTTTTTGTTCTGAACGCTTTTAAGAAATCGCTCTTTCTGAATACTCAGATTTCTGGAGAAGGAAACCCACATTAGAACTCAGGTGTTCAGGCGGAGCCTTCACAACATGCCCGTGTGAATGTTCCTAGTGGCCACCGGATTCCCCTTTGGTCAGATGCCATCTCGTCCAGTCACCTTTGATAATCTGAGAAATCTGAATGGTTAGCAGAATGTCACCGAGGCCTCAGGTGTCCCAGAGGTGTAAGCCCAGGACAGGTTTCCTTGGAAGGAGCTGTGGGCTGGCAAAAACCTGTAGGTAACACGAGCAGAGCTGGATGATTAGTGCAAATAACTGTTGAGCCCAAACGCAGGTAAAGGGTTGAACTACACCAAAATCTTCTGAGATCCTTGTATAACTACAACACACTGGATCTTAAGAAAAAGGATCCGTGAATAGATATACAAGGGCTCTTCaaacatttcaggagaatgcCTAGTATAAAAAAGCATACACGGGCTTCAAAATGTTTGTACAAAATTGTCTTTTGATGAACTTTTGAACAGTTCTTGTATATATGttcattcctttttttgaaagaacCCTCTTCACTTCAGCACTTCTGTTTTATAAATGCTTTACCCACTAGGATACATAAGAATTTCCTTGAACATTTATTAAGAGAATCAAGATTTCCTTGCTTCCTAAGGCTCTGTGCTGTCACAAGATCAAAGCTGAAGTTGCTTGAGGAAatttgagaatatatgtatacacacacacacacaccccaaagcaCATATATGCACAGCAACCCACACACAtccccacacacatatacacacacaggagcacatccaaaagttcatggaaaatggaagtaaaaaaaaatacttttgaaatccaagcatagctttttcataatacacattctcCATAAACTTTGGGAGTCACCTGTGTAACCTAACAATACTACCAAAGGAAATCCACACATATTTTTTCCCGGGTAatattatctttattacaaaacaGGTATCTTATGTTGAGGTAACATTTCAAATAGCAATTGGCAAAAATCAACTGAATCCTATGTACAGAATTTTTCTATGTGCAAAACATAGAAAGATTTCTTAGCACAGCACATGAattgatttttggaaaaaaataaagctgaagtTTCTCTATGTGAAAGGAGATTTCATCCCAAAATTCTTCTCTACCTCTTGTCCATACCTGTGGTAAGTGAGGTAAGCTCCACGAGAGTTCCATGAAACATCACTGAGGAGCATAAATGACTTTTCAAAGATTGCTCCTCCTAAACACCTCCCTACTACTATTTGAAAGTGTTTCCACAAATTAAAAATCTAATCATGTAGAATTGACTGATATTTATCTCGAGGACAGATTTcatctgtctcccatgtgagaagtTTATGCAACTGTCCAACTCGAGTGTCTTCTCTGTTGTGAAACCCATACCAATTCTCCAAGCCAAAGTTAGTCACCCTTTCCTCCCATATGGTAGGTTTGTACCTCAGTTATGACATTGACCACACTGGACTGTGACAAGCTTTGCCTTCTTCATGTGTACCCCTCTTAACTTCTCtactttggtgtttttttttttctcagtcagCTCCTCAGGCACAAGAAGCAAGTCCTCAGTTTCCATATATCACCAGCATGATGCCCAGTACACAATGCAAGGCTACTTCAAAAAGTCTATGTacaatggaattcaaagataggtttatttgggtacaaaaatattttgacatcCATATACATAGGGAAATTCAAAAAGTCTATGAAAAccatttactaaaaaaaaattgtgtgctAGACTTCAAGCATTTTTGCAACAGAATTAACTAGCCTTTAAATTCCATTGCCCATAAACGTTGTGAAGTCCCTTGGTAGAATCTCAATCATTGTTCACCAGATTAATGAGCTAGAACCATTCAACTGTGAACTCCTAGTTCCTCTTCCCTTGTTTCCAGTCCCATCAAGGGTGTTCTGGGGTCATTTTCCACATTTTGAAGCCCCTATGGACAGCTAACCCCCTGAGAACAAGTGTCACACCAGTAATTCCTTTAAGAAAGAAATGGTTTCTGGATAGTCTTCTGATTAAAACACCAATAAATTATAATTACAATGGTTTCTTTAGCTTGCAAGTCCCAAAGAGTCCTTTCTGAAAGCCACTCCTTGGGCAGGCTGACACTAATAGCCGTCCTGGCAGTCATTGTCATCTTGGTCCCCGATGGGTTTATTGTGATAAGTGTCAACTGTCAATTTTCGGCTTTCGATCTCCATGTTTTTGGCCTGACTGTCCTCCTCGCTGCTGGATGTGCTGTCTGTGGAGTCGCTGTCTTCTTTGGACTTGCTCTTGTCTTGGGAGTCGCTGGCTGCCTCTTCGTCTGACTGGCTGTCCTGCTCCGACTGGCTTTCTTCGCTCTGGCTCTCGGTAGATGCACTCTGGGACTCCAGGCCCTCCTGACTGGAgctgttctcctcctcctccgtggTCTCAGGGCTTTCTTCTGAGGATGTGAGAAGGCTTTCATTGGATTCGCTGTCAGCTTGCTCCTCTTGGGATTGGCTTTCTGAACTGGAAGGAACACTGGGGTCATCCTCTGGGCTGGAGTCgctgtcttcctcttcctcctccgtGCTACTGCTGGTGGCGTCAGGGTTATCTCCCCTGgactcactccctccctcttcctgagACTCGCTACTGCTTTCCTGAGACGGGAGGTCCTCCTCTTGACTGGACTCGCTGCTGGTGTCTGCCTCATCGCGGCTGTCCTCCTGAGACTGACTCTCCCTACTGTCCTCCTGGGATTCACTTCTGCTGTCTTCATCCGATGGGCTGAGGTCGGAGTCCCTGGAGTTGGGGCTTTCGGTGGAGAGAGTCTCCACCTCCTCTTGCGTGTTGCTGTCCTCCAGCTCATCCCTGTCATCTTCCTGGGAAATGCGGGACTTCCGGCTAAATTTCCCACGGGTGTACTCCACTGCCTTGCTGTGCCCTGCGTCCTGAGCACTCACCTCTTTGCTGTTCCCATGGGAATATTGGGACTGTACTCCGGTACTGTCTGTTCTAACCTTGCCTCTGTCGCTCCGGATGCTGTCCGGATCATCACTCTGCATCCCTTCATCATCAAACTCAGAGCCGTCCCCAGGGCTGCTCCGCCCCTCGCTGCTGCCCCTCACCCAGTGCTCCTCGCTCTCACTGTCTGGAGTGGAGTCCTCTCCTTCCAGCCTACTGTGGACATCGTTGTCAAGGTCCTGGCTGTCACTGTCTTCCCTGGATTGTGTGTTATCAGCAGAATCTTCCTCACTGTCTACTTCAGAATTTCCGTCTTCCGGTCTCTCTTTGTTTCCTGGGCTACTTTCCTCATCACCGAAGGTGTCATCTCCACTCTCGTCTTCATCATCGTCTTTAGCATCTCCTGCCTTGCCTGAGCTCCTAGGAACGCCACCTGCTGGTCTATAGAGGTATTGGCCACCGTCCGAGAGCAGGATCTCCTCGGAATCAGTAGTGTCGCTGGAGACCTCATTTACCTGCAGTTTTGGGATTAAGAAatgaatccaagtacctatgaaactgtgttacataatacaatgtaattaatgaattaataataataataataaaaatgcagtCAATATTGCAAGAGTTGACATAAAGGGAATTACACAGCGTCTACATGGGTTTCTTCTGCCCCCCTCTTCCCTCTTCTAACCCAAGGTCAGTTTCACTGCTCAACAATATCCCTGCCCAAACCCGAACAGGGAAAAGGGGGGAAAGTGATCAGAACTCAAGTCATCCATTCAGTTTTCTATAGGTAAATTCACTCAACGCTGCAAAACATCTAAAAGCTTTATATGAAACTCATATAATGACATGTGATTCTCTAAGGAAAACACTcagggattgtgtgtgtgtttgtgtgtgtgtgtgtaaattaaaGAGTTGGTTTAAAATGTTCATTCAAATTGTTTGGCTTAGAAgatgtctttaaaatatattaaataaccCAAATATTTTTCTGATAAACTCTAGGATGCAAAGTATATTCAGATAAGAAGATGAAAGTctgttcaaacaaaaataaaatgctgtaaTAAAGTATGCAAGACATCATCCAAGAggccatggaaaatgaaaaaactaTATATAATTTCTAAGATGCTTTACATCAACATAAGCTTATCTCTGAATTCCGTTTTTCCAACTTTGTTGAGGCATCCTGGTATACTTCACCCAAACCATGTTTGTGTGTCATTAacacaagcagagagagggagctgcctccccagcagcagcacagcaaccTAGCTCCAAGTTTGAGGTCAGAAGGATGAAGTTCCTCATCACCCCGCTGTGTGTTTTGCATTCATGTAGAGGAGTGAGAAATCTTCCTACACCATGCTCAGGAAAAACACACTCCATTCTGTATGCTACAAAACCACATTGCTAAAACACACTTCCTGTACCATACCTTCCAACACCACATTGttgccaattttcttttttctttttctctaaatccCTGCTGATCAGTGAGTACTGCTGTTCACATCACTCCCCAGTCCTGCCCCACCAGGATGGAACTAAATTGTATGCACCTCATTTAGCACACAATTCCTTCTGGAACAGAAATAGGCACCCATCCTTGAGGGCTTAGAGAACACTGAGGCAATAGGTAAGTCTCCAGGAAGCAACATGTCCCCAATCCTATGTTTCTAACTATCTAGCGTGTTCCTCTGATAAGCTTTTGGTAGATTGGGATAGTGACTGAGAGTACAAAGCAACGAAGGAGGAAATCTTAAAGGACATCCCTAGTCCTGGAATCTCAGGTGTCCCTGTCCCCAGGATAGATTTTGGTACAATGGTAGGCCAGGGAAGAAATCTGTAACATTTAACCTTaggggaaaaaataattaaaatcagaaaGCTTATTTTTAGTAAAAAGGTGTAAATGAAGTCTGCCTTTCTCACACACAGGACCAGTGGAGGAGATTATTCTAAAGAGGACGTAATCATGAAAACAACTATTTTCCTTAAACCTTCCTCAGAGCTCTCCTGTCCGCTGTTTAACAGGATTTGTAACCTGGAGTAGGTCTCCAGGCCCAGAGGGCATCTCGTGTTAGTCTGAGTATTTTTACTTGGCTAATCCAAACTATTCCAATTATAAGAAAAACATCTTAGATAGACAAGCGAACTGTTATATAGAAAAGGacaatttctctgtgtgtgtatgtgtgtgtgtgtgagtgtgtgtgtgtgtgcacactttAACCAGAAAGAGCATTTAGGGTGACTATTTAAATTCTGGCCTCAGAAGACAAAAATGGAGTGAGCAGCATGTCCAGATCTGAATTCTCCTCACTGATTCTTCTCTTCCTACTTTATGGAACTATTTAGCCAGCATAACTGATggttagaaaatattatttttagaacAGTTGCCAGGTAATTTAATCTCGCATCATTTCCTTCCATTCCTAAGTAGCCTGAAAAGAAAGGCCCGTTTAATTACCTGTTCCTCTGAGCTAACTTTACTTTCTTCTGATGACACACtgtcctgaaaagaaaaaaaaaagtttgtttttccttttagcaTTTCCTCAGGAAAGAAAACACTAGGGCTTGTGGTTTGGATTTACTGCACTGAGAAATGGCAGAAGGTGATGAGAGGAAAATTGAAACTACTTCTCGAGGCACGTGTGACAAGTAAAGGTAACTTACCAGGGGTGTTGTTGGCAGTGGTGGTGGAGGAGTCAATGGATCCTGAAAAGAGGGAAATAAGGCACATTATTCCTGCACAGACTGGCTTTGTCTTTGcaaatattaagaataaatttaggattttttaaattccttgctATACATTTTACATTTCCATGAGTAATAAACTTCCACAGAAAGATGGCTGACAAATGAAGGTCTGACAAACAACAAATGCAAAGCTCTTGAGATAGAAAAGATGTagcatatttttacatttttgatattttaattttaaaaaggacttcATTTTCAACCTagagaaaacttaaaataaaaaaaaaatagccttggCACTTGACATCAGAGTTAGGTCTTAATTAACACATTGGCTTAAATTTTAGACTTAAAACTATCTTAGTTGTCAACATTCAAAATTAGCTCATATCTCCAACGGCAGTGTTGAGGCATAGCAAATCAACCCATTGCCTGAAACACAGCATCtcgtatcagagcaccagtttgagtcccagctagcCCCTGTTCatggtcctgggaaagcatcatAAGATATGCCAagtgccatgtggaagacccgaaaAGAGTTagtggctcctgcctttggcctggccctgactattacagccatttgggaagcaaacagatgaaagatctcttgttCATTctcaccacccccagccctgtctttcaaataggtaaatattgaaaataaaataaaaataaaaatcatgtctTTAAGGAAATCCCTAAATCTTTGATAAAATGGGATTTTATTTATGCCTTATGAATGTGATTGCAGTTGACTTCAGCTTTCTGATCTTCGGTTTCTTATTCGTAAGCTAAAAAAATTAACACTCATGATGCTTACCCTACAAAGATGCTAGGAGGGGGAAATCATCTAACATCTATGGGAACATCTGGAGAACTATTTAATGTGATAGAAACTAAAGAAATGCTCCATTCTGTCAATATCCACCTCATAACATTCAGAGTGGATAAAATTGACTTAAGAACGCCATTATCTTAAATCATGTATGAACACTGATACTAAAAACAACTGTTTAATCTGAAATTTCACTACCGTATTTGCAACTCTAATTCATTTCACACTCTCTAGTCAAAGTAAAAACTCTTAGGATAGCTGAGTAACCTGAGGTGCCCCCCACCCTTAcctcttcttccccttcctcttgAGCATGGTAAGATCCTCTGGGGAACTCCCAGagtgcagggcagagccaggaggagcTGCTCCAGGCAAGTCCTCAACATGCCTTtaagcagggctgggctaaggATGGTTCCTCAGAGGGAGGATCTGTAATCACGCACACCTTTGCCCTGTGATATTGCAGGGAGGTGCCATGGCAGATTCTTCCCAGTTAGTTATTTCGAATTAACAGGTGGCAGAGCGCAAGACATTGGTCCTTTCTTCGGACCACAGATAGCATTGAGAACAAATGACGTTTGTGAGATGTGGGTCAAATGAGAGGAGACTCTCCAGGGATGGCTTGTTAATTAACCAGCTTGTGGATTTCTCTGATGGAAGTTCTGCCATGATTATTTCAAACTCAGACAGGGGAAGGAGTACACACAAGCTCCTAAATTTATCTGACTACCCCCAAGAGCATTGGACACAAACTCTAGCACATGCAGAATCCAGTGAGAAGCAAAGCAGTGAACAAGTACTCTGACCTAACAGCACCTTTAACTGTTCTTAGTGGAAATCCAGAGTATTTGGGTGACTTTCCTTAACCCAACTCCTTCCTGAGAGAGACATGGACACTGACTGAGAACCTGCATCCTGGGGTCAGAGTGACATAAATTCAATTCTGACTCTGATATCTGGTAACCATATGTCCTAAACAAGCCAGGTAACCCTTTGTGCAAGTTTTCTCATGTGTAAATGCATCTGATTCATTGGGTTCTTGTGGAGATAGGAAAGTTAGGACATGTAAAGTAGACTGAACTATGGCTGGCAAAACTTGTGAATTACTGCGCCTGGACAACTATTGTGCATCAAAACTCAATGGAGAAGAACTGTTATCCCAAAGATTATAGtatcctttcattctttttctgtcctCATTTCTGGAATTTAACCTTCTGCTTACCAGTTAAACACCTCATCTTCACAAGCAGTCATGGTTTATTCTGATGTGCCATACACATCTACaagaataaagcttaaaaaatgcTTCCACACCAAACTATATGACTAAGATTGAACTGAAACAATTCCTTTCTTCTATGAACCAGTTATTGCAGCTCTTACTGCCTATGGCTCAGACTTAAGACCTTAACACATTTCAACCTTCACAATGGAGTCAGTTTGACTAATGTAACAGTATGTTAACATCAAAATATTCCAAAGTAACATTACTACTCACCTTCCATTCTTTAGAGCTCTCAGTTTTGGTGTTTTGATACTTGGCTACCTAGTAAATACAACACACAAGATCAAGTCACCAAGAAATTTCCAGGTCAGTAGTTAGTAGCACTTTCCATACTTAAAGAGTGATGGCAGTCAATGTTAAAGCCGCACCTGACTTGCCTGCAAACATTGTTAAACACAGATTGCGATGCACTTCCTTAAGGAGACTGGTTTGCTAGGACCTGAGAATTTACATTTCTAACCAAGTCCAAGTTGATGCTGACATTGATGGTCTGGGATGACATCGTGAGAACCACCACCTCAAATCAGCACCATAGGTGTATGAATAGCAACTGAACAAAATAAGGAATAACCTGGctgatattttaaagaaacagctTCCTAAGAAACTACTATTTTCATGTGATGGTGACATATGCTGCCAATTGGGTTCACACCAATAAACACTATGGAGTTTTTGTGTAAAGGGGCCCCACTACCTAGCCTACCCTGATACTTACGGGGAGAGCACAGCATACCCCCCACAGGAACATGAAGAGGATGCTGGGCATCATGGTCTTCATGGCCAAACAGGAAGCCTCTGTCTGTAACGAAGAACACAGACGTTTTCCTCTAGGATTTAAAGAAAAGTGCTTTCAATCTCTTAGCAGTTTCTTCCTATTAAAAAGCATCTTATTTAAGTATCCATCAATTGATGAcaactaaacaaataaaatgttatcaATTTAATGGAGTTATTTTCagccagaagaaggaagaagtgCTGTCGCGTATGACAAAGTAGAGGAAACTTGCGAACATGATGTCAAGCGAATAAAGTCAGACAAAATACTGCATCTGTATACTGTCATTTATATGAAACGTACAGAACAGACAAATGTATAGAGGCAGACAGTAGATGAGTGGTTGTCCCAGGCTTGGGAGGATGAGGGGTTCAGAGGCAACGGCTGTGGGGAGCAAGGTTGCTTGTCAAGTTAATTAGAATGTTCTAAAATTGATTGTAGTGATGGCTGTGATTGTATGAAAACCCATTGAACTACACAGTTCAAATGACTGAAATGTATGGTGGATAAATTATATCTCAATtaagttttttaattaaaaaagcttCACTCCTAACAGATGAATTGAAAACTTTTCAAGGAAGGGATACTAAAGCATTTCTTCACTCATACAAACTATATGTATAGGAAAAAGTGAAGAAGAGGAATTAAGAATTTCTGGCTGTTCACTTCCCCAATAATTATGCAGTTTGGCAAGGCAGAGCAGCCTAATAAACATATTCACCCTAAAAATGTACACTTACTGACACCACTGTTACATGGATTGAGcattttactctctctctctgtttctctctctctctctctctctctctcacacacacacgcacacacacgagaGATTACTAAGCACATGTATAACCCTATAATAATGTCTAGACTAAATAGattgcttttgctttgtttttcttgatgTGTAATGGTTACACCTTGACAGTCTTCCTATAGGCTCCAGAAAGCTTTAACACCTACCTTGAGCCATTTACTTAGACATTATGCACAATTATGTTAAATTCTTTTAGTGTCATTCACAGCCCTAAGGACTCAGGCAAGATGAGAGATTTGAAATACCTTATGAGTTGTGCTCACAGCAACACCACAggtcaatctattttttttttt
Protein-coding regions in this window:
- the DMP1 gene encoding dentin matrix acidic phosphoprotein 1, which translates into the protein MSSQTINVSINLDLVAKYQNTKTESSKEWKDPLTPPPPLPTTPLDSVSSEESKVSSEEQVNEVSSDTTDSEEILLSDGGQYLYRPAGGVPRSSGKAGDAKDDDEDESGDDTFGDEESSPGNKERPEDGNSEVDSEEDSADNTQSREDSDSQDLDNDVHSRLEGEDSTPDSESEEHWVRGSSEGRSSPGDGSEFDDEGMQSDDPDSIRSDRGKVRTDSTGVQSQYSHGNSKEVSAQDAGHSKAVEYTRGKFSRKSRISQEDDRDELEDSNTQEEVETLSTESPNSRDSDLSPSDEDSRSESQEDSRESQSQEDSRDEADTSSESSQEEDLPSQESSSESQEEGGSESRGDNPDATSSSTEEEEEDSDSSPEDDPSVPSSSESQSQEEQADSESNESLLTSSEESPETTEEEENSSSQEGLESQSASTESQSEESQSEQDSQSDEEAASDSQDKSKSKEDSDSTDSTSSSEEDSQAKNMEIESRKLTVDTYHNKPIGDQDDNDCQDGY